The Nerophis ophidion isolate RoL-2023_Sa linkage group LG07, RoL_Noph_v1.0, whole genome shotgun sequence genome contains a region encoding:
- the tmem167a gene encoding protein kish-A produces the protein MSYFPVDSILLTNIVNFNLCRINQSGAGITSLRRKDVIFSRRKCDVALPSTKMSAIFNFQSLLTVILLLICTCAYVRALAPSLLDKNKTGLLGIFWKCARIGERKSPWVACCCIIMAFSILFLQ, from the exons atgaGTTATTTCCCTGTTGACAGCATTCTTTTGACAAACATTGTCAACTTTAACCTTTGTCGCATCAACCAATCAGGAGCGGGCATTACGTCATTGCGTAGGAAGGACGTCATATTCTCGCGCCGAAAGTGTGATGTGGCTTTGCCTTCCACCAAAATG TCAGCCATCTTCAACTTTCAGTCACTGCTAACAGTGATTCTTCTCCTGATCTGTACCTGTGCCTACGTCAGAGCGCTGGCTCCCAGCCTGCTGGACAAGAATAAGACCGG GCTACTAGGAATTTTCTGGAAATGTGCCAGAATAG GTGAGCGCAAGAGTCCATGGGTGGCCTGCTGCTGCATCATCATGGCGTTCAGTATACTGTTCCTGCAGTAG